Proteins co-encoded in one Flavobacteriaceae bacterium MAR_2009_75 genomic window:
- a CDS encoding 2,4-dienoyl-CoA reductase-like NADH-dependent reductase (Old Yellow Enzyme family), giving the protein MAKQKITRVAQLKTPSDFTEHLDKIGTILPFKTNLSKVGESSLGTPLALKSGLEIGNRFCILPMEGWDGTTDGLPTEHTKRRWQNFATSGAKLLWGCEAVAVRHDGRANPNQLLMNEKNFPAFKELYTDLRKDHEEKYGSSSDLLIGLQLTHSGRFSVPDVDRARKPHTLYKHSVLDEKFNLAKTHQPMTDSEIDELVNDFVKAAGLAKEAGFQFVDIKHCHGYLGHEFLSAKNRTGKYGGPLKNRLNFLRAIVEGVNATSKIPVGVRLSAFDFVPFEKGEENVGVPSTFQGRYNEAFGGDGTGTGIDLSEVFELLEQFEELGIELVCITAGSPYYNPHVIRPAIFPPSDGYLPPEDPLIGVSRQIYITSEIKKKFPDLVIIGSAYSYLQEWLPHVGEAVIDKGMADFVGLGRMVLSYPNMPEDILNGNKLVRGNICRTFSDCTTAPRTGMLSGCFPLDSYYKEMPEAAELKEFKKKVRL; this is encoded by the coding sequence ATGGCCAAACAAAAAATTACGCGGGTAGCCCAGTTAAAAACACCATCCGATTTTACCGAACATTTAGATAAAATAGGAACTATACTTCCATTTAAAACCAATCTCAGCAAAGTGGGCGAGTCTAGTTTAGGCACCCCCCTGGCTTTAAAATCAGGTCTCGAGATAGGCAATAGGTTCTGCATACTTCCTATGGAAGGTTGGGATGGTACAACAGACGGTCTTCCGACAGAACATACCAAACGTAGGTGGCAAAATTTTGCTACAAGTGGTGCTAAATTGCTTTGGGGTTGCGAAGCAGTGGCGGTTCGGCACGATGGGCGTGCGAATCCCAATCAGTTGTTGATGAACGAGAAAAACTTTCCAGCATTTAAAGAACTTTATACTGACTTAAGAAAAGATCATGAAGAAAAGTATGGTAGTTCTTCCGATTTGTTGATAGGACTTCAATTAACACATTCCGGACGTTTTTCAGTGCCTGATGTAGATCGGGCGAGAAAGCCACATACTCTTTATAAGCACAGCGTGCTTGATGAGAAATTTAATTTAGCGAAAACGCATCAGCCAATGACCGATTCTGAGATTGATGAATTGGTAAATGATTTTGTGAAAGCTGCTGGTCTTGCCAAAGAAGCCGGTTTTCAATTTGTTGATATTAAGCATTGTCACGGATATTTAGGTCATGAATTTCTAAGTGCGAAAAATAGAACGGGAAAATACGGAGGTCCTCTTAAGAATCGGCTTAATTTTCTTAGGGCCATTGTTGAAGGAGTAAACGCTACCAGTAAGATACCTGTAGGGGTAAGGCTCAGTGCCTTTGATTTTGTTCCATTTGAAAAAGGAGAAGAGAATGTAGGAGTGCCCAGTACTTTTCAAGGTCGGTACAATGAAGCTTTTGGTGGAGATGGAACGGGTACAGGAATTGACTTAAGCGAAGTTTTTGAATTACTGGAGCAATTTGAGGAATTGGGAATTGAACTTGTCTGTATTACTGCCGGAAGCCCTTATTATAATCCTCATGTGATACGACCAGCGATTTTCCCACCTTCCGATGGTTATCTTCCTCCCGAAGACCCACTTATTGGCGTCTCACGTCAAATTTATATCACTTCCGAAATCAAGAAAAAATTTCCCGATTTGGTAATTATAGGCTCGGCATACTCGTATTTACAAGAATGGTTACCTCATGTAGGCGAGGCAGTTATTGATAAAGGTATGGCCGATTTTGTGGGGTTAGGTAGAATGGTTTTAAGTTACCCGAACATGCCAGAAGATATTTTAAATGGAAATAAGCTAGTACGGGGTAATATTTGCCGAACATTTTCAGATTGTACAACGGCGCCTCGAACAGGTATGCTTTCAGGGTGTTTCCCCTTGGATTCGTACTATAAGGAAATGCCAGAAGCGGCCGAACTCAAAGAATTCAAAAAGAAAGTCCGGTTATGA
- a CDS encoding glycosyl hydrolase family 88: MNLIQNIFSYLIQPIARMQIDYRLQPQDLTEKINNLWSYSADKLRNMNSHLKGNIGSPVVTVNGIYEPRSWTDWTQGFQYGSELFQFNATGDSFFIDLAIDNIKKEMTSHVSHFGVHDHGFNNLSTYGNLLRLLNEGKIDNDSWLREYCSLALKLSASVQAQRWTNLPVGGFIYSFNGPHSLFVDTIRTVRILNVGHLLRHYSSGENDVKINLLKRGLQHAIATAKYSVYYGEGRDSYDIWGRTAHEAIFNTNDGNFRSPSTQQGYSGFSTWTRGLSWAMLGFAEQLEFLQGIDNLPELDELGGRNYLEETFLKAARATCDFFIEYTASDGIPYWDTGAPGLVNLDNWKNNKSDPFNNYEPIDSSAAAIGAQGLLRLGNYLKAKNISEGEKYWSAGLTTANTLFAPPYLSSDTSHQGLILHTIYHRPNGWDHIPENSKIPNGEACMWGDYHARELAYYLQQIIEGNSYYTFFKDIISE, encoded by the coding sequence TTGAATTTAATTCAAAATATCTTTAGTTATCTTATCCAACCCATAGCAAGAATGCAAATAGACTACCGATTACAACCCCAAGATCTTACTGAAAAAATTAATAACCTTTGGTCATATTCTGCCGATAAACTCAGGAATATGAATTCTCATTTAAAGGGTAACATCGGCTCTCCCGTAGTTACTGTAAATGGTATTTATGAACCGCGAAGTTGGACGGACTGGACTCAAGGTTTTCAGTATGGTTCAGAGTTATTTCAGTTCAATGCCACTGGAGATTCCTTTTTTATTGATCTGGCCATTGATAATATTAAAAAAGAGATGACTTCACATGTTAGCCATTTTGGTGTACATGACCATGGTTTTAATAATTTAAGTACCTACGGTAATTTATTGAGGTTACTTAATGAAGGAAAAATCGATAATGATTCTTGGTTAAGAGAATATTGTAGTTTGGCTTTAAAGCTTTCGGCATCTGTACAAGCTCAAAGATGGACTAACCTTCCGGTTGGTGGCTTTATCTATTCATTCAATGGACCACACTCCTTATTTGTAGATACTATACGTACTGTTCGAATACTTAATGTGGGGCATTTGTTACGACATTATTCCTCTGGCGAAAACGATGTAAAAATCAATTTATTAAAAAGAGGACTTCAACATGCCATAGCTACAGCTAAATATTCTGTTTATTATGGTGAAGGTAGAGATAGCTATGATATTTGGGGTAGAACAGCGCATGAAGCGATTTTTAATACCAATGATGGTAATTTTCGCTCTCCATCTACACAACAAGGCTATAGTGGGTTCTCTACTTGGACACGTGGCTTGAGTTGGGCCATGTTAGGATTTGCCGAGCAACTTGAATTTTTACAAGGTATAGACAATTTACCTGAACTAGATGAACTTGGGGGAAGGAATTATTTGGAAGAAACATTTTTAAAGGCAGCAAGAGCAACTTGTGATTTTTTTATTGAATATACTGCTTCAGATGGTATACCCTATTGGGATACAGGAGCCCCAGGTTTGGTGAATCTAGATAATTGGAAGAATAATAAATCTGACCCTTTCAATAATTATGAGCCTATTGATAGCTCAGCTGCGGCTATTGGGGCCCAAGGTTTATTGAGATTGGGTAATTATCTGAAAGCGAAAAATATCTCGGAGGGTGAAAAGTACTGGTCTGCCGGTCTTACTACTGCTAATACCTTATTTGCCCCCCCTTATTTGAGTTCCGATACTTCTCATCAAGGTTTGATATTGCACACGATATATCATCGCCCCAATGGTTGGGACCATATTCCTGAAAATAGTAAAATACCCAATGGAGAGGCCTGTATGTGGGGAGATTATCATGCCCGGGAACTCGCTTATTACCTCCAACAGATTATAGAAGGTAATTCTTATTACACATTTTTTAAAGATATCATATCCGAATAA
- a CDS encoding putative beta-barrel porin, which yields MKYFLFILSLNFFSIQLYSQEDSIPPRRKIDTSRTLGPNREIGQRPVPTDTTAKKITIKDYKIISYQRDTTYLDTTLTIQKEYKYNFLRKDDFELMPFANVGQPYNELGVDLRSSSLYPHLGASALHTNYIELEDIKYYNVATPMSDLFFKTTFEQGQLLDASLAFNTSRRLNFSIAFKGFRSLGKYQFNQSESGNFRTTTNYITANGRYSLRAHIAAQDIDVEANGGLTSEELQFESNDPEFSNRVKIDVRFNDAMNRILGKRYYLDHLYKLVKKDQDSSRVEKTSLGIGHEFNYETKYHSFNQTSADTYFGDAILTTISDRANLKTMYNQVNAEFYNDALGRLQGNISLYNYNYFFNSILITEDGTTIPNKLKGEEVAVGAEYEKRIKGFDFRAEGKYNISGELGGNFIQASTSFMFKEKHKLFAGADISEQMPNFNFLLNQSDYRNYNWFNLGTFEKEQVYGLNVGFESEVWGNLSLNYTTVDNYTYFGTNAEAMAELDGDSSILRPIQEGNVLNHTKLKYNKELKLGKFALNNTVMYQNVSQANQVLNVPELVTRNTLYFSSDVFKKAMFLQTGVTLKYFTSYNMNGYNPLLGEFYLQNNEKLGGYPMLDFFINAKIQQTRIYLKAEHFNSSFGETNQFYSAPSYPYRDFVIRFGLVWNFFS from the coding sequence ATGAAATATTTTCTTTTTATCCTTTCACTGAATTTTTTCAGCATACAACTTTATTCGCAAGAAGATTCCATTCCGCCTCGGCGCAAAATTGATACTTCAAGAACTCTAGGGCCTAATCGAGAAATTGGGCAAAGGCCAGTTCCGACCGATACTACTGCAAAAAAAATAACAATAAAAGATTATAAGATAATTTCATATCAACGAGATACGACCTACTTAGATACTACGTTGACCATTCAAAAGGAATATAAATACAATTTTCTGAGGAAAGATGATTTTGAATTGATGCCTTTTGCAAACGTTGGTCAACCATATAATGAGTTGGGGGTCGATTTAAGAAGTTCTAGCCTATACCCTCATCTTGGTGCATCTGCACTTCATACCAACTATATAGAACTGGAAGATATCAAGTACTATAATGTGGCCACACCCATGTCAGATTTGTTCTTTAAAACTACATTCGAACAAGGGCAGTTGTTAGATGCCTCATTGGCCTTTAACACTTCACGGCGCTTAAATTTTTCAATCGCATTTAAAGGGTTCCGGTCTTTGGGTAAATATCAGTTCAATCAATCTGAATCGGGCAATTTTAGAACGACCACCAATTATATTACGGCGAACGGGCGATATAGTCTAAGGGCCCATATTGCTGCTCAAGATATCGATGTTGAAGCAAACGGCGGACTCACAAGTGAAGAGTTGCAGTTTGAAAGTAATGATCCTGAATTTTCAAATAGGGTCAAAATCGATGTGCGATTCAATGATGCAATGAATAGAATCTTGGGCAAGCGTTACTATTTAGACCACTTGTACAAATTGGTTAAAAAAGATCAAGATTCGAGTAGGGTAGAGAAGACCTCTTTGGGGATCGGTCATGAGTTCAACTATGAGACTAAATACCATAGTTTTAATCAAACATCCGCGGACACTTATTTCGGTGATGCTATTTTAACCACCATTTCTGACAGGGCCAATCTGAAAACAATGTACAATCAAGTAAACGCAGAGTTCTATAATGATGCGTTAGGAAGACTTCAAGGCAATATATCTTTATATAACTACAACTATTTCTTCAACAGTATCTTAATTACTGAAGATGGTACGACCATTCCCAATAAATTAAAAGGGGAAGAAGTGGCTGTAGGTGCAGAATACGAAAAACGAATTAAGGGGTTTGATTTCAGGGCAGAAGGAAAATATAATATCTCAGGTGAACTCGGAGGAAATTTTATTCAGGCGTCGACTTCTTTCATGTTTAAGGAAAAACACAAACTTTTTGCGGGGGCTGACATATCTGAACAAATGCCGAACTTCAATTTTCTTTTGAACCAAAGTGATTACAGAAATTACAATTGGTTCAATCTGGGCACATTTGAAAAAGAACAGGTGTATGGCCTAAATGTGGGCTTCGAATCAGAGGTGTGGGGTAATCTCTCCTTAAACTATACTACGGTAGATAATTATACTTATTTTGGCACGAATGCAGAGGCAATGGCCGAATTAGATGGTGATAGCTCTATTTTACGCCCCATACAAGAGGGCAATGTTCTAAATCACACGAAATTAAAGTATAATAAAGAGCTCAAGTTGGGCAAATTTGCATTGAACAATACGGTAATGTACCAGAACGTATCTCAGGCCAATCAGGTGCTGAACGTTCCTGAACTGGTTACAAGAAATACCCTATACTTCTCTTCCGATGTATTTAAAAAGGCCATGTTCTTACAGACAGGGGTGACTCTAAAATACTTCACTTCTTATAATATGAATGGGTATAACCCTTTGTTAGGTGAGTTTTATTTGCAGAATAATGAAAAGTTAGGAGGCTACCCTATGCTCGATTTCTTCATAAATGCGAAAATTCAGCAAACGCGAATTTATTTAAAGGCCGAACATTTCAATTCTTCCTTCGGTGAGACGAATCAATTCTATTCTGCACCAAGTTATCCATACCGCGATTTTGTTATCCGTTTTGGATTAGTTTGGAATTTCTTCTCATAA
- a CDS encoding RNase HII has protein sequence MLKPFYKLNSFEAGTDEAGRGCLAGPVTAAALIFPKGFSNDVLNDSKQLSHIKRDFLRPIIETDCSCFAVAHIYPQEIDKINILNASILAMHKAIEQLTETPQFIIVDGNRFKPYKNVLHECIIKGDGKYMSIAGASVLAKTYRDAYMEKLHEEYPMYNWKRNKGYPTKEHREAIREFGITKYHRKSFRLLPEQLQLKL, from the coding sequence ATGCTAAAGCCTTTTTACAAACTGAACTCATTCGAAGCCGGCACAGATGAAGCAGGCCGTGGGTGTCTTGCGGGGCCAGTGACAGCTGCGGCCCTTATATTCCCCAAAGGTTTCAGTAACGACGTGCTCAACGACTCAAAGCAACTATCACATATTAAACGAGATTTTTTGAGACCTATAATTGAAACAGACTGCAGTTGCTTTGCCGTGGCCCACATCTACCCTCAAGAAATCGATAAGATCAATATTCTTAATGCATCAATTCTCGCGATGCACAAGGCCATCGAACAACTGACTGAAACACCTCAGTTCATTATTGTAGATGGAAACCGATTTAAACCCTATAAAAATGTTCTTCATGAATGTATCATAAAAGGTGACGGTAAATATATGAGTATCGCAGGGGCCTCAGTATTAGCAAAAACTTATCGTGATGCTTATATGGAAAAGCTACACGAAGAATACCCGATGTATAATTGGAAAAGGAACAAGGGGTACCCCACTAAAGAACATCGTGAAGCAATACGCGAATTCGGTATTACAAAATACCATCGTAAAAGTTTTCGTCTTTTACCAGAACAACTACAATTGAAGCTGTAA
- a CDS encoding OmpA family protein: MKRNSNFFKLIVTLAAFFLTASTAHAQFLKKLGKAAERAAERTVERRVEQETAEKTDQALDSIFEPGAKGSSKRQGPAPNTSPLPDSQDHQTDKGSNSEQTNGSPPSSSNDPESLSVYSKFDFVPGDEPLFVDDFSNEFVGDFPSRWNTNSGGDLVNIEGHENKWLKLLPGSRSFYIPDITNLPDEFTLEFDVVGSGIDKKTSSHSYLGITVVDNNTFEKGQNWGKVEYSFCQFIERGFVIENNISGKRGFYNETQADVRSTVKQKHRVSIAVNGQRFRLWLNESKYVDVPRLLPKGIKMQSIKFMLRGIDTDKESIYISNIKIAKGGVDLRRKLLADGKISTNGILFDSGSANIQPQSMGIIRQIYQVLQQDDSINLKIVGHTDGDGDDDANMALSEKRAKAVKDALVNIYKVSSNKLSIAGKGESEPVGDNNTPDGKALNRRVEFIKQ, encoded by the coding sequence ATGAAACGGAATTCGAACTTCTTTAAATTAATAGTGACATTGGCCGCCTTTTTTTTAACGGCGTCAACTGCGCATGCACAATTTCTTAAAAAACTGGGTAAAGCTGCCGAGCGAGCGGCCGAACGAACTGTTGAACGTCGCGTTGAGCAAGAAACCGCTGAAAAAACCGACCAAGCGCTAGACAGTATTTTCGAACCTGGAGCGAAGGGCAGTAGCAAAAGACAGGGCCCTGCGCCAAATACCAGTCCATTGCCAGACAGTCAAGACCACCAAACCGATAAAGGTTCGAATTCTGAACAAACTAATGGTTCACCTCCATCTAGTTCCAACGACCCTGAATCACTTAGCGTATATAGCAAGTTCGATTTTGTACCCGGAGATGAACCCCTATTTGTCGATGATTTTTCAAATGAATTTGTTGGCGATTTTCCATCGAGATGGAATACCAACTCCGGTGGTGACTTGGTAAACATCGAGGGACATGAAAATAAATGGCTTAAATTATTACCCGGCAGCAGATCTTTCTATATACCAGACATTACAAATCTACCTGATGAATTCACTTTAGAGTTTGACGTAGTAGGATCTGGCATAGACAAAAAAACTTCATCTCATTCGTATCTGGGCATTACAGTGGTCGATAACAACACCTTTGAGAAAGGGCAAAATTGGGGCAAGGTAGAATACTCGTTCTGTCAATTTATTGAAAGGGGCTTCGTGATTGAAAATAATATTTCCGGAAAAAGAGGCTTCTATAATGAAACCCAGGCCGATGTACGTAGTACAGTAAAACAGAAACACCGTGTTTCAATAGCCGTAAATGGGCAAAGATTTAGGTTGTGGCTTAATGAAAGTAAATATGTTGATGTTCCGCGTTTGTTGCCTAAAGGTATAAAAATGCAAAGTATTAAATTTATGCTCAGAGGTATAGACACCGATAAAGAGTCTATTTATATAAGCAACATTAAAATTGCCAAAGGCGGTGTTGACTTACGAAGAAAACTATTGGCCGATGGAAAAATCTCTACCAATGGCATTCTTTTCGATAGTGGATCGGCCAATATTCAGCCTCAGTCAATGGGTATTATTCGGCAGATATATCAAGTTTTACAACAAGACGACTCTATAAACCTCAAAATTGTTGGTCATACGGATGGTGATGGAGACGATGACGCCAATATGGCCCTCTCAGAAAAAAGAGCAAAAGCGGTAAAAGATGCCTTGGTCAATATATATAAAGTTTCATCAAACAAATTGAGCATAGCCGGCAAGGGAGAATCAGAACCTGTCGGAGACAATAACACACCAGATGGTAAAGCTCTAAATCGACGTGTAGAATTTATCAAGCAATAA